In a genomic window of Aureimonas sp. AU20:
- a CDS encoding type II toxin-antitoxin system PemK/MazF family toxin, protein MVKRRLAVVVSPKLPNRDNLCAVIPLSTTPPKAGVTYQCRVRMPADPPAPFEGTEKWAKADMLATVSCHRLDFLRIGVDRTTGQRIYYRHTLAAEEMRKIEAALLAGLGLDHLTPKG, encoded by the coding sequence ATGGTGAAGCGCCGACTTGCCGTCGTCGTGTCGCCTAAGCTGCCTAATCGCGACAATCTGTGCGCAGTCATCCCACTAAGCACAACGCCACCGAAGGCAGGCGTCACCTACCAATGTCGGGTTCGGATGCCAGCTGATCCGCCTGCACCGTTCGAAGGCACCGAAAAGTGGGCCAAGGCTGACATGCTGGCGACAGTTTCATGCCATCGGCTAGATTTCCTGCGCATAGGGGTAGATCGCACGACAGGGCAACGGATCTATTATCGCCATACCCTTGCCGCTGAAGAGATGCGCAAGATCGAGGCTGCCCTCCTGGCAGGATTGGGTCTAGACCACTTGACGCCGAAGGGTTGA